The following proteins are co-located in the Malus sylvestris chromosome 13, drMalSylv7.2, whole genome shotgun sequence genome:
- the LOC126596764 gene encoding protein OBERON 3-like: protein MDRANGNLAADEASQSKVTRHISKQNKHNPEEKMGFSEKGFGFLRESDMGSDGFQSKPSKTGNLSSQELTLSYLCDNSKLGFLEKEFAGANLLTSLEKESFKGKEAMVSENSNKWVERDFLNLNETRLNCSKRELAEEAERESRDDKKPKLETLNLSLALPEVSLSLTASNALQNGDPPAMLRPSRSIQSLAPSANNTQTTCSNDFTAASLSYSYSHPFSHNPSCSLTRNSTDFDYSVGKDDQIYNCGEGTNGSVHSRFKPIGDGVGLSNHGGGILSMMQSNRKDSCNNNSVYRTTSSDNLSFFPSELPAKPTIDTLSGDSRGRGSESLRGLESMDVGGRARKLSRPERILHEVVSESVTVMAQTVQELREEMLLSTKEYLKNLISTPEKKEELVSLQNRLQRRSDLTKENLSKCQKDQLEMLVAVKMGLGNFVSGKNRLPATELVEIFSFMRCKNVNCKSLLPVDDCDCKICSANKGFCSSCMCPVCLNFDCANNTCGWVGCDVCSHWCHAACGIQRNLIKPGPSLKGPSGTTEMQFHCIGCGHASEMFGFVKDVFLCCAKDWGLETLIKELDCVKKIFRRSDDFKGRELHIKAEEIISKLGSQLMSPSDACSFIIQFFNYTDGVSEYPASTISTKELAASQACLRKDSTPFSQSVSVPPKYAVYNTSSSMQCDSLSNDTRQNPLKSSHISNEDEFRFGTLPKIDGFESLESVVRIKEAEARMFQSKADEARREAEGYHQMIRTKTEKLEEEYAGKFSKLCLKETEEKRRKKLEELKILESSHCDYYNMKTRMQAEIAGLLERMEATKQQRV, encoded by the exons ATGGATCGAGCGAATGGGAATCTTGCCGCCGACGAGGCGTCTCAGAGCAAGGTCACTCGCCATATTTCCAAGCAAAATAAACACAACCCAGAAGAGAAAATGGGATTCTCCGAAAAGGGGTTCGGATTTCTCAGAGAATCAGACATGGGTTCTGATGGGTTCCAATCAAAACCCTCAAAGACTGGAAATTTAAGTTCCCAGGAGCTGACTCTCAGCTACCTCTGCGACAATTCCAAACTGGGTTTTCTCGAGAAGGAGTTCGCCGGCGCAAATTTGCTGACTTCGTTGGAGAAAGAGAGTTTCAAAGGTAAAGAAGCCATGGTTTCGGAGAATTCTAACAAATGGGTAGAGAGAGATTTCCTTAATTTGAACGAAACCAGGTTGAATTGCTCGAAGCGAGAGCTTGCGGAGGAGGCGGAGAGAGAAAGCAGGGACGACAAAAAGCCAAAGCTCGAGACTTTGAATCTCTCTCTAGCCTTGCCGgaggtatctctctctctcaccgcCTCAAACGCCTTGCAGAATGGCGATCCTCCGGCGATGCTGCGGCCGAGTAGAAGCATACAGTCGTTGGCGCCGTCTGCTAACAACACACAGACAACTTGCTCCAATGATTTCACAGCAGCTTCATTGTCGTACTCTTACTCCCACCCATTTTCCCACAACCCCAGTTGCTCGCTTACCCGAAATTCGACGGATTTCGATTATTCTGTTGGGAAAGATGATCAAATTTATAACTGTGGGGAGGGGACTAATGGGTCTGTTCATAGCAGGTTTAAGCCGATTGGAGATGGAGTTGGTTTGTCGAATCACGGCGGCGGGATTTTGTCAATGATGCAGAGTAATCGTAAGGATTCTTGTAATAATAACAGTGTTTATAGGACAACTAGCTCTGATAACCTTTCCTTTTTTCCATCTGAATTGCCTGCTAAGCCGACAATCGATACCCTTTCTGGGGATTCTAGAGGGAGAGGTTCTGAAAGTTTGAGAGGATTGGAGAGTATGGATGTTGGTGGGAGAGCCAGGAAACTTTCTAGACCGGAGAGAATTCTTCACGAAGTTGTTTCGGAATCTGTTACTGTCATGGCTCAGACAGTTCAAGAGCTTCGTGAGGAAATGCTCTTATCAACTAAGGAATACTTGAAGAATCTGATATCCACgccggagaagaaggaagaattgGTGAGCCTTCAAAACCGGCTTCAGAGAAGGTCTGATCTTACAAAGGAGAATCTCTCTAAATGTCAGAAGGATCAATTGGAGATGTTGGTTGCTGTGAAAATGGGACTCGGGAACTTTGTATCTGGGAAAAACCGCCTTCCAGCAACCGAGCTGGTGGAGATTTTCTCGTTTATGAGGTGTAAGAATGTGAATTGCAAGAGCTTATTGCCTGTTGATGATTGTGACTGCAAAATTTGCTCTGCAAATAAGGGGTTTTGTAGTTCCTGCATGTGTCCTGTGTGTTTGAATTTCGACTGTGCCAATAATACTTGTGGTTGGGTTGGCTGTGATGTTTGTTCGCATTGGTGTCACGCTGCTTGTGGTATTCAGAGGAACCTCATTAAACCAGGTCCTAGCTTGAAAGGTCCCTCTGGGACAACTGAGATGCAATTTCATTGCATTGGATGCGGCCATGCTTCGGAAATGTTTGGTTTTGTCAAGGATGTGTTTCTGTGCTGTGCAAAAGACTGGGGACTAGAGACCCTTATCAAGGAGCTTGACTGTGTTAAGAAGATTTTTAGGAGAAGCGACGATTTTAAAGGCCGGGAACTGCATATTAAGGCTGAGGAGATCATCTCCAAGCTTGGAAGCCAATTGATGTCTCCTTCAGACGCCTGCAGTTTCATTATTCAGTTCTTTAACT ATACAGATGGAGTGTCAGAATATCCTGCTTCTACCATATCCACAAAAGAGTTGGCTGCTTCTCAAGCCTGCCTGAGAAAAGATTCGACCCCTTTTTCACAATCTGTTTCTGTACCTCCGAAATATGCTGTTTACAACACTAGTTCTAGTATGCAATGTGATTCGCTGTCTAATGATACCCGTCAGAACCCCCTCAAATCGTCCCATATAAGCAATGAGGATGAGTTCCGGTTTGGAACATTACCAAAAATAGACGGGTTTGAGAGCTTGGAAAGCGTAGTGAGGATAAAGGAAGCGGAAGCTAGAATGTTCCAGAGCAAGGCTGATGAAGCGCGGAGAGAGGCAGAAGGGTACCATCAGATGATACGGACAAAGACAGAGAAGCTGGAGGAAGAGTACGCCGGAAAGTTTTCCAAATTGTGTCTGAAAGAGACGGAGGAAAAGCGAAGGAAGAAACTGGAGGAGCTGAAAATTTTGGAAAGTTCACATTGCGATTACTACAACATGAAAACTAGAATGCAAGCTGAGATTGCTGGCTTGTTGGAGAGAATGGAAGCAACAAAGCAGCAACGGGTCTAG
- the LOC126596065 gene encoding zinc finger protein 4-like: MLTQNLNLEFENDSEVTSQVTYSSIPLQEESPDPSKDSTTTSSCLTNQKHQQQDPRPVSLHLTLQFSSGDTELKGTGETSSEAAAPPTSEGTIPRVFSCNYCKRKFYSSQALGGHQNAHKRERTMAKRAMRMGMFPDRYTSLASLPLHRSAPSAFRSLGIQAHSAVHQNTMITSDHQRFLVPDTRGVARFRQGYFGVPMFMDEDDVGMFWPGSFRQVGEEAGGHQLAQNPNMNTGTSMEPRNSTSSSSPDLSLKL; encoded by the coding sequence ATGTTAACACAAAACTTGAACTTGGAATTTGAAAATGATTCAGAAGTCACGAGCCAAGTAACTTATTCGAGCATACCTCTGCAAGAAGAATCTCCTGACCCCTCTAAGGACAGCACAACCACTTCTTCGTGCCTCACAAATCAGAAGCATCAACAACAAGATCCCCGGCCTGTTTCCCTTCACTTGACACTCCAGTTTAGCTCAGGCGATACTGAATTGAAGGGCACGGGGGAGACTAGCAGTGAAGCAGCTGCACCCCCTACTTCAGAAGGAACAATCCCAAGGGTATTCTCATGCAACTACTGTAAGCGTAAGTTCTATAGCTCACAGGCACTCGGTGGCCATCAGAATGCTCATAAGAGGGAGAGGACAATGGCCAAGCGTGCTATGCGTATGGGAATGTTTCCCGATAGGTATACTAGCTTGGCATCTCTCCCCTTACATCGTTCTGCGCCTTCAGCGTTCCGGTCTCTTGGTATCCAAGCTCATTCTGCAGTGCACCAAAACACTATGATAACATCAGATCATCAGAGGTTCCTTGTCCCCGACACAAGAGGCGTAGCAAGGTTTCGTCAGGGCTATTTTGGAGTGCCGATGTTTATGGACGAGGATGATGTGGGCATGTTTTGGCCCGGGAGTTTCCGACAGGTGGGTGAGGAAGCTGGAGGTCATCAATTAGCCCAAAATCCAAATATGAATACAGGAACAAGCATGGAACCAAGAAATAGTACAAGTTCGTCTTCACCCGATCTTTCTTTAAAGCTTTGA
- the LOC126597645 gene encoding probable ascorbate-specific transmembrane electron transporter 2, giving the protein MATKSRSYQISAIPATIFGHLLAIAITILVLVWILKFRGGFALETLIKEKIINVHTFLMVVGFILIGGEAIMAYKTVQGERNTQKGAHLILHLLALVAIIFGFYCAIKFDHESGVQHFLTLHSWLGIITISLFGLQYLFGFVLYVFPGGDKSSRGNFMPWHTFFGMVIFLLAVCTAETGLLERFFFLGVIKMNEQVLIVNFIGLLLFLFAATVSLTVLLPGPY; this is encoded by the exons ATGGCAACTAAGAGTCGTAGCTACCAAATATCAGCAATCCCAGCTACAATATTTGGGCATTTGCTAGCTATAGCCATAACAATCCTGGTTCTTGTTTGGATCCTAAAGTTCCGCGGTGGCTTCGCTCTCGAAACCCTCATCAAAGAGAAAATTATAAAT GTTCATACGTTTCTAATGGTGGTTGGGTTTATATTGATCGGTGGAGAAG CAATCATGGCATACAAGACAGTCCAAGGGGAAAGGAACACGCAAAAAGGGGCGCACCTGATATTGCATCTTCTAGCTCTGGTGGCTATAATTTTTGGGTTTTACTGTGCCATCAAGTTTGATCACGAATCCGGAGTTCAACATTTTCTTACCTTACATTCCTGGCTCGGCATAATCACCATCTCGTTATTTGGTCTTCAG TACTTGTTTGGCTTCGTGCTGTATGTGTTTCCGGGTGGCGACAAGTCGTCGAGGGGAAATTTTATGCCATGGCACACATTTTTCGGGATGGTGATATTTCTTCTAGCAGTGTGCACGGCTGAGACAGGGTTGCTGGAGAGGTTCTTTTTCTTGGGCGTAATAAAAATGAATGAACAAGTACTTATAGTCAACTTCATTGGCCTTTTGCTCTTTCTCTTTGCAGCCACCGTCAGCCTCACCGTCCTCCTCCCTGGGCCTTACTAA
- the LOC126596996 gene encoding probable transmembrane ascorbate ferrireductase 3, with translation MHTTINYRYERSASRLTVGAHLFGILGLVLLLVWLLHYRGGIDYDSDNSDRVFNVHPFLMFFGFIFFAGEAMMAYKTVMSRHKVQKYVHALLHLVALSSGIFGICATFRYHDMRDIDHMYSLHSWIGLTTFILYGLQWLFGAATFLFSRGMSESSRLRIVPWHMSMGRALLYLSICAAQTGLMEKFTFLRISNVLGRRESHLINFTGLAILLFGIFVDLSVALARYV, from the exons ATGCATACTACTATAAACTATAGATACGAACGATCAGCCTCTAGGTTGACAGTAGGTGCACACTTGTTTGGCATCTTAGGACTCGTACTCTTGCTTGTTTGGCTCCTGCATTACCGTGGTGGCATCGACTATGATTCTGATAATTCAGATCGAGTTTTCAAC GTTCATCCGTTTCTTATGTTCTTCgggtttattttttttgctgGTGAAG CGATGATGGCATACAAGACCGTAATGTCGCGACACAAGGTGCAGAAGTATGTTCACGCCCTCTTACATCTGGTAGCTCTAAGTTCCGGGATATTTGGGATATGCGCTACTTTTAGATACCATGACATGAGGGACATAGATCACATGTATTCACTCCATTCATGGATTGGCTTGACCACCTTTATCTTGTACGGTTTGCAG TGGCTGTTTGGAGCTGCTACGTTCTTGTTTTCAAGAGGTATGTCAGAGTCGTCGAGGCTCAGAATAGTTCCATGGCATATGAGTATGGGTAGGGCACTGCTGTACTTGTCGATCTGTGCTGCCCAAACTGGTCTGATGGAGAAATTCACATTCCTTAGAATTTCGAATGTGCTGGGTCGCAGGGAATCACACTTGATCAATTTCACTGGACTAGCAATCCTCCTGTTTGGCATCTTCGTCGATCTCTCTGTCGCTCTTGCCCGTTATGTGTGA